The following nucleotide sequence is from Ailuropoda melanoleuca isolate Jingjing chromosome 12, ASM200744v2, whole genome shotgun sequence.
CCTGCGCGCAGAGCAGCAAGCTCAACCGCCACCGCCGCATGCATGGCCTGGGGCCCGGCAGCACCCGCTTCGAGTGTCCCCACTGCTGCGTGCCCTTTGGCCTGCGCGCCACCCTGGACAAACATCTGCGGCAGAAGCACCCCGAGGTGGGCGGGGAGGCCTGAGCTGCCGGAGTGCCCTCCCTGCCGTTCCTGGTACCGTGGGGACCACTGCCGGCGATCTCCTTGTCCTTCCTCTGCTGCGAGTAAATGTTCCCGCCTAGTTACACACACGTTTGGACTCTGGCTTTCTTGGGGTGTTGGAGGTGGGGCGGGTGGCTTCCCTCCTTGGGGTGGACGGCTGGACAGACCGGTTTGgagtgagggggtgaggggaaaggCCAGCCCCCAGTGCCCCGGGCACAGCAAGACTGGCACAGAAAGCCGTGCTCCCAGTTCCCAGTGTGGGcgaggccagggcaggggctgaggcGAGGGCGGGGAGAAGCCTGGACCTGTCACCAGAGGCCCCTGGGCAAAGTCCTGGCCTATCCTCCACATGCTGGGTGCCGGGCCCTTCTCCACGGAGAGGCCCCTGCCCTCGCCGAGTTGTGGCAGGAGCGCTGCTGTTGAACCAGGAGCCGCCACTCGGACACCCACATGGGGGCAGGACTTGTCACAGAGGCTCCCAGTGCTGGCTCCTGAACCCGAccagctccctccccagctgccctTGGTGGCTGGCCGACAGGGACCACACAGAGGACACAGAGGCCAGGTCAATGGAATTAAATAAtgagtgattttatttcattagagATAAACCCAGCAGCATCACAGCCTgagccctcaccccacccccatcccccctgccccccatgcttCTGCCTAATGTCGGTAATGGGGACTTCGAGATCGGGACCTTGAGcgcctggagagagagagaggggccccGGTGAGGGCTGGGTGGAAGCAGCCATGCCATGTGCGCACACGTACACCAACACACTCGTGACTACTGGGGCAtcagtgatgggggaggggggggcaagTTGCACAGGGAGGGACGTTAACCAGGGTGGAGACCAGCCTGTGCAGCTGGAGGGGTACAGGGTGGAGACGGAAAAACCAGGGCAGGGACAAGGTCATCTTCCAGGAGCTAGGCTGGCGGGCTTACCTTCGGGACGAGCTGTATTCTCGACCTGGAGAGAAACGAGAGAACGAAGCAAATGCTTGGGCTGGGCTCCTAGGGCTGCCTCCAGCTGAGGCCAGACCTGTGCCTCCAGCCAGTCCCCTGGGCACGCACCAAGGCCGGGCAACGCGCATTGCTTCTAACGCATTGCTTCTAACGCCTGCTGTTCCCCGTGACTATGGCAATCCCGCTGCACGTGTGGAGCGCTATGGAAACCGCACCGTGGCTTCTTGCAGCCTGACTTCGAGATCTAGAGCTCCGGGCCCACAGGCCGTGGGGATACTCACTGTAACGGGGGGAGGGTGAGCGGCTCTGTCGGCTGTACTGGCGTTCCCATTCTTCTCGCTCCTTCTCTCTGCGTTCCCGCTCCctgcagggggaaagggaggcagCCCAGGGGCAGGCATGAGCACAGGGCGAGAACACTGACCTCGCAGGCGGGACTGGACTGCCTGCCCAGGGCAAGTGCTTCCAACAGCCCAGCCCAAGCGGCAGAGTAAACCCAGGCCAAATAGTGCTGCTACCCTTGCTTGGAAGTGACAGCACTGGCTCACAAGGATACAggctgggcagagccaggattggaaTCTTAGTCGGCCTCACTTTAAAAGGCTTGCTGAGCAAACATACAGGATTGAGCTGGAGAGTTCGACCTTTTCCCGTCACACTCAGGTCGTCTCAAAACACAGCACTCACGCGCTAAGTGCTTCACTGGCctttgtcagggtgcctgggacTCACGACCCCAAGGGCTGTATTTACTGGGGCCCTTCTACTCGCCTGGCCCAGCTCTGACTGGATCCACCCAACACGCCTGTGAACTAGGACAACTATTCCAACCCCATTTAGCTGAGGAGCAGCACACTAAGGCCCAAACAGAAAAAGGCCCGCAGTTGGTAGACAGCGGAGGCAGGATCAGAACTCGGAACCGACTGACCCCAATGCTGANAACTGGATCCACCCAACACGCCTGTGAACTAGGACAACTATTCCAACCCCATTTAGCTGAGGAGCACACTAAGGCCCAAACAGAAAAAGGCCCGCAGTTGGTAGACAGCGGAGGCAGGATCAGAACTCGGAACCGACTGACCCCAATGCTGAGTCCCTGGGCCCTCTGCTTCCCCAACTGAGGGAGGCAGGCCGCACCCTCAGAGGCCCAGCACAGTGAGCAGACCGACGACCCAGCCGGCACCGCGTGGGAACCGCTGTGGCAGGGTCCCCAGGAGAGGACGAGGAAGGAGTCTCGGCTCAGAGGAACTAAACTGTCTGTCTGAGCACCTGCGACCAAGCAGCCGGTGACATGGCCCTGCCACTGACGGACCCTCCTCCTTGCCAGCACCAAGCACTCAGCCTCCAGCTGCACCCCGAGCTACCCAGTGAGGTCACCAAGGTCTGTCCTGGCTGCAGAGGACGAAGCGAGGCCTGAGAGcgccagcccccaccccggggccccaTAGTCACAGGGAGGCAGAGCCGGGACTGGACTCCACGTCTGCCTGGTCCAGGGCGCGAGCCTGTCCCCTTGGTAGTGAAGAGCTGAGAAACagaag
It contains:
- the LOC117795101 gene encoding CLK4-associating serine/arginine rich protein-like, coding for MIQQEHERQEREDELRAMARKIRMKERERREKEREEWERQYSRQSRSPSPRYSREYSSSRRRSRSRSRSPHYRH